In the genome of Palaemon carinicauda isolate YSFRI2023 chromosome 20, ASM3689809v2, whole genome shotgun sequence, one region contains:
- the LOC137659644 gene encoding uncharacterized protein, with protein MHFAAIQLVLLSLVYNAAGGPQLAQSSTSSTASGTGSRRVVSSGTDNLALGSGSQSSGTTTSGSSGSASSRFVSGSGSQFGGSNSFGSSGSSSGNNRFVSGSGVGSGSDSSTGSGFGSAGTGSGFGSAGTSSGSNTDSGSGADSAFGSAPSSGFIQNVGGTVSGSSGTQFVNRGQFIVNPGQSSQSSQEGSFFANFLQQLTITVTETRTIDNYVTVTETILNSVPVTITGFNVNTVTLTTFGTHQTDVDDIVALTSTVVERPVTEFVTTAKSNFIYVTDVSVEVYTITHNAHLISQTVHTTVVTETLTMSSPVVRTFLTTATETSTEHRTVVNTVFVHGYM; from the exons ATGCATTTTGCAGCTATTCAATTGGTACTTCTATCTTTGGTGTACAATGCTGCCGGAGGGCCACAACTGGCACAGAGTTCTACAAGCTCTACAGCTTCTGGCACTGGCTCTAGGAGAGTAGTTTCCTCGGGAACAGATAACTTGGCTTTGGGATCAGGTTCCCAATCATCTGGGACCACTACATCTGGGAGCTCTGGTTCTGCCTCTTCCAGATTTGTTTCTGGCTCTGGGTCTCAATTTGGTGGCAGCAACAGCTTTGGAAGTTCGGGATCGTCCTCCGGCAACAATAGGTTCGTGTCTGGATCTGGGGTTGGCTCTGGCTCAGACTCCAGCACAGGCTCTGGATTTGGGTCTGCTGGAACAGGCTCTGGATTTGGGTCTGCTGGAACAAGTTCTGGGTCAAATACCGATTCGGGGTCTGGTGCCGATTCAGCTTTTGGTTCTGCACCTAGCAGTGGATTCATACAAAATGTAGGAGGAACAGTGTCTGGTAGCTCTGGCACACAGTTCGTAAACAGAGGACAGTTCATCGTAAACCCTGGACAATCTAGCCAGTCTTCTCAAGAAGGAAGTTTCTTTGCAAACTTCTTGCAGCAGCTAACGATAACTGTTACTGAAACCAGAACAATTGATAACTATGTGACTGTTACAGAGACCATCTTGAACAGTGTGCCAGTAACTATCACTGGATTCAACGTGAACACTGTCACACTTACAACATTCGGT ACACACCAAACTGATGTCGATGATATTGTAGCGCTGACATCAACTGTAGTTGAAAGGCCTGTAACAGAGTTCGTAACTACTGCCAAGTCCAACTTCATTTACGTAACTGATGTTTCAGTGGAGGTTTACACTATAACCCATAACGCTCACTTGATATCGCAGACTGTACACACTACTGTTGTAACCGAAAC GTTGACTATGTCTTCACCAGTTGTCAGGACGTTCTTGACCACCGCAACTGAAACTAGCACAGAACACCGGACTGTTGTGAATACTGTATTTGTCCATGGATATATGTAA
- the LOC137614445 gene encoding loricrin-like, which translates to MYTSVALVLVTLLHQYKHTNAGSLGPNNPGFSGQILINPASNFGGFGTGGNLFVSGNSGTSSNFGSGSGQNAGSSNIIVGPATPANVNVGSNLIGGSSGQGSLSQGNNFIQGQVATSGQSSGGSSNFFVNQGQTGFSSRPSSVSGAGIQFVNLGQSGQGSSGSGQSSGSSFGFNQNQGSSGQSSGREIGGSFGSGQSSGSSFGFNQNQGSSGQSSGTVIGGTDGFVSGSGFINRGQGNFVSSSGQGSVIGSGPVIGGTGGFVTGSGFVNQGQGSFISSSGQGSGSGIRFVNQGFGSQSFGSSNQGNFAQILAPETITVTDTTTIDSFVTVTETILNSVPVTITGFAYNTVTITTRGLHQTQVDDIMSLATTIVERPVTEFVTTAKSNFVYVTEVSVDIFTITHSAHLISQTTFTTVVVQTLTLTSPIVRTSLSTSVAVSTEYRTVVNTVFSHGYN; encoded by the exons ATGTATACCTCGGTTGCGCTAGTGCTTGTTACTCTTCTGCATCAATATAAGCATACTAATGCTGGATCTCTGGGACCAAATAATCCTGGGTTCTCTGGTCAAATATTGATAAATCCTGCCTCTAACTTCGGTGGTTTCGGTACGGGTGGAAACTTATTTGTATCTGGTAACAGTGGAACAAGCTCAAACTTTGGCTCTGGTTCCGGCCAAAATGCTGGGTCCTCCAACATAATAGTCGGACCTGCAACCCCAGCTAACGTTAATGTGGGCTCTAATTTAATAGGTGGTAGCAGTGGTCAGGGTAGTTTATCACAAGGCAATAACTTCATCCAGGGGCAAGTTGCAACTAGTGGACAAAGTTCTGGGGGTTCTAGTAACTTTTTTGTCAACCAGGGCCAGACAGGATTTTCTTCCAGACCATCTAGCGTGTCTGGCGCAGGCATCCAGTTCGTAAATTTAGGACAATCTGGTCAAGGCTCTTCAGGATCTGGACAATCTAGTGGGTCCAGCTTTGGATTTAACCAAAATCAGGGGTCAAGTGGGCAGTCTTCTGGAAGGGAGATCGGAGGGTCTTTTGGATCCGGACAATCTAGTGGATCCAGCTTTGGATTTAACCAAAATCAGGGGTCAAGTGGGCAGTCTTCTGGAACAGTGATTGGAGGGACAGATGGATTTGTATCTGGATCTGGATTTATCAATCGGGGACAGGGTAACTTTGTCTCTAGCTCTGGCCAAGGTAGTGTCATTGGCTCCGGTCCAGTGATTGGTGGAACAGGTGGATTTGTAACTGGATCTGGGTTTGTCAATCAGGGACAAGGCAGCTTTATCTCTAGCTCTGGTCAAGGCAGTGGATCGGGCATCAGATTTGTCAACCAAGGATTTGGTAGCCAGTCTTTTGGTTCCTCAAATCAGGGTAACTTTGCACAAATTTTGGCTCCAGAGACCATAACCGTGACTGATACTACAACAATTGACAGTTTTGTTACTGTAACGGAAACCATCTTAAACAGTGTACCAGTCACTATAACGGGATTTGCATATAACACTGTTACTATTACGACTAGAGGA CTTCACCAAACTCAAGTGGATGATATTATGTCGCTAGCCACTACAATTGTAGAGAGGCCAGTGACGGAGTTTGTAACTACCGCCAAGTCAAACTTCGTTTACGTGACTGAAGTTTCTGTAGACATCTTTACCATTACTCACAGTGCCCATTTGATCTCTCAAACCACATTCACGACTGTAGTTGTTCAAAC ATTGACACTGACTTCTCCGATCGTTAGGACTTCCCTATCTACTTCGGTTGCTGTTTCCACTGAATACCGGACTGTTGTTAATACCGTATTCTCTCATGGTTATAACTGA